The DNA region GTACTTCGGTATGTAGCCTATCGGCGTTTCTATGGCATCGACGTCACCGTGGACCCTCAGCTCCATCCACTTGAGCCAGACTGCCTTGTCGAGCTTGTGGTTGAGCCAGTTGCCCTTTTCATCGCGGAGGAAGTAGTTGACGGCGAAAATCTTTGGGATCTTCTTCAGCTTTCTGCCGAACTCAAGGTAGTTCCTGAGGTAGTCGCCGAGGTGAACGCTCATGAAGTCGAGGATTGCCATGGGGTTGAATTCCCTGATGCCCTCTTTGCCGAGCGTTGCCGCGGTCGTTTCGCTCTCGAGGGAGGCACCCATCGTTATGACGCCGTGCTCCCAGTTGAAGGCTTCCCTCACAGGCGGCCAGGTGTCCTTATCGCGGCCGCCGAATATCATGCCTCCGATTTCGACACCGCACGGGTTCTCGAGGGCCTCTAAATCCGCGTTGGGGAAGTGTTCAAGCGAAACGGTGAAGCGGGCGTTCTTGTGGCTCGGGGGTATCTCCTTGCCCTCCTTGTCCTTCTTGCCTTTCCACCACTTTCCGCTGTGGTTTTCCCCCTCATCGGGAATTTCAATGCCCATCCCGTTCCAGTAGGGCTTTCCGTCTTTTACTAAAACGTTGGAGAAGATTATCTCGACCGGGGAGTGGAGTACCTGCCATATTATCGGGTCGTCCTCCGGGTTGATTCCCTCGATGATGCCGAAAACACCTTTCTCCACGTTCGCTCCTCTCGCTATTCCATTGACCGGGAGAATGAACGTCAGGTCGTCGCCCACTATGTTCTCCCAGCTTATCATGGCGGTCGACGTTTTCCCGCACATGCTCGGGTAGGCACCGGTGAAGTATGTCTTTCTACCATGCGGGCCGTTCACCCTCATCAGGAACATGTGTTCGCTGAGCCAGCCCTCTTCGACGGCCCTCTTGATTGTAAGCCTGAAGGCGAGCTTCTTGAGGCCTATCGAGTTCCCGCCGTACTGGGTGTTGACTGAATAAACGGTATCGCCCTCGACGTCGATGTAGACCCTCCTCCTGTCGAGGTTCTTGCTCGTCTTCCTCTCGTCAAGTTCTCCAGCCGAGTGGATGAAGCGGAGGAACCTCGTGTTCCTTCCAAGCCTCTTGAAATCCTCATAGCCTTTCCTGTAAAGGAGGAACTCGGAATGGGCAACGTAAGCGGAATCGGTGAGCTGAACGGCCGGAATCGTGAAGATCGAGTTTTTAGGCCCGAGGACGAAGAAGCAGACGAAAAGCTCCTTACCCTTCATAACGCCCTTCATAAGCTCGCGTATCTCCTTCAGGCTTTCTTCCCTGTCTTTGGTGTCAACGTAGGGCAGCTTCTTCCCTTTGGGAACCAGGACGGCCGTGTTGGCCTTGTCTCTGGCCTGGTCATAGTAGTTGTCGTAGTGAACCGTGTGGTTCGGCGTTTCGAGCATCTTTTCTTCCTCATAGTAGAGGGCCTTCCATTTGACATATCTCTCGTCCTCCTCGCTGTCGGTGCAGACGAAGACCCTATCCGGCCCGAGCCACTCAATCCAATCCGCTAAAAAAGCGTGTAGCTGGGGGTTGTCTATAGCCTTTATCTTTTCAAACTGCTCTTTATCGAGGAGCTTTTCAAGCCTCTCAAGGGGTTCCATGGTGCCACCTCCTGAACTCCTCGGGGTGATGTATTAAATAGTTTACCCGGGAACAACCGGTACTGCGCAGGATATTTAAGTCCATCGAACCACAAAGTTTATCACAAGGGCGCCGTCTATATTGGGGGAAAAGCTTGAAAAAGAATAACACTCACGGTGATATGTGGAGGTGATAGTATGGAGCTGTACTATTCAGAAAAGTTCAAGCCGGAGGAACTGGCGCTGTTGGGGCGTGCAGTGGGTACGGTTGCCCACGGGACAACCATAGTGGGAAGGGACGGAAGGGCCCTCTCAAGATATGGCAAGAGGGCCATGGTTGTCGGTATCGTGAGCACAGGATCAACCATAATGGACGTCCGCCTCATTCCCCTCATTGCCCTGAAGGACTTCGCCCACAAAAAGGGTCTTCCCCTGGCGTACGTCTACTACCATGAGGGGGTGAGGGTCGAGGTCAGCGGTCTCGACGCTGAGGAAATAGAAACGATACTCCAGACCAGGAGTTTTATTGAGGCCCATCCGAGTGACATCGGCGCGACGGTTTACTATCCCAACGCCCTTGACGATTTCATGAACGACATCCTCAAGAAGTACCACATGAGCCTCGGAATGAAAGTCCTGGTTGATGCAATGAACACTCCAGCGGTGCTCTTCTTCCCGCGCCTTTCGGAGGCTCTTGGGATCGAAGTCGAGATAATGAATGACATGATGAGCAGCTACCTTCCCCCGAAACCAAAGGAGGTCTTTCTCCATAAGTTAAAGAAAGAGGGTTACAACTTTGGACTACGGTTCAGGCCGGATGGACACGTTGAACTTCACACTGGGGAGGAAGAGGTTGAATTTGGAAGCATGTGGGCTCTGCTGGATCACATTAAGAAGATCTTTTGATTCCGTTTCCTCACTTTTCTGCTCACAAAACTATTAAAGGCCATTGGGATTATCCTCCCCGGTGGGAGGTGAAGTCTGTGGGGATATTCATTGTCCTGGAGGGCATTGATGGCGCTGGAAAATCCACTCAGGCTAAAATGCTGGCTGAATGGTTTGAAAAAAGGGGCTACGAAGTTGTTCTGACGAAGGAACCGACTGACACCGCCTTTGGAAAGCTCATCAGGAGACTCGTTCTGACCGGCGGCAGGGAGGGTATCATAGATGGGGCAAGGATAAGCCATGAGGCAGAAGCACTTCTCTTCGCTGCGGATAGGGCAGAGCACGTGGACAAGCTTATACGCCCCTCTCTCGAGGCTGGAAAAGTCGTTATCTCGGACAGGTACTTTTACTCCTCTCTTGCCTATCAGTGGGCAAGGGGCCTTGACCTGGAATGGCTCATAGACCTCAACAGGTTCGCCATCAGGCCTGACTTGGCGGTTCTCCTTGACCTCCCCGTAAAGGAGAGCATGAGGAGGATAAACCGGAGAAGTTTGAAGAGTGAGTTTGATAAAATTGCTGAACTGCAACGGAAGGTCAGGGAGAATTATCTTAAGCTGGTCGAAATGTTCCCGGAAATGCGTATAGTCAACGCCCAGAACAGCATTGAAGACATACACAACGACATAGTGGGCCTTATAGAGGAAGAGATCCTTAAAAAGACTTGAAGATTTCGCTGTTCCTCTTTTCCTGCGAACAATTCTGGAAAGCTGGCCCAAAACGCCCCCTCGGCGGGGTTTGTAAGTCCAGCCCAGCAGAAAGGGTTTGCTGGTGGGCCCGCGGGGATTCGAACCCCGGACCTCCACCGTGTCAGGGTGGCGTCATAACCAGTCTAGACCACGGGCCCGGCCCAAATGTTGGTGGACCGGCCGGGATTTGAACCCGGGGCCTCCGCCTTGCCAAGGCGGCGCTCATACCAGGCTGAGCTACCGGCCCACCCGAAAGCCGTAATCACCTATCTGGGCGGGTTTATAAATTTTGCGGTGGCAACAAACAAAAAGTGGGAAAATCAGATGTTCCCAATCCTCTGGAGAACCATGCCCTCTATTCTTATTGGCTCTGTTCTCCTGGCGTAGACTATAGCCTGCTCCAGTCTGGCCTCGCTCCCGGCGTAGATCTTGAAGAGGGGATCGCCCTCCTTGACCTTCTCGCCCACTTTGACGTAGAGCTCCACTCCAGCCCCTTTGTCCTCGGGTGCCCCTGCGGCCCTGGCTATTCCCGTTATCGCGCGGTTGTCAATGGAGGTGACGTATCCACTCGTGGGGGCGACGAAGGTGTATGTTTTGTCCCCCACCGGTATATCTTCCGGCTTGATGTTGGGATCTCCTCCCTGGGCTTCTATGATCTCCTTCATCTTCTCCCAGGCTTTGCCGCTGTCAAGTATCTCTTTAGCCATCCTCTTTCCAGCCCCTGGAGGGGCAACCCCACCCATCTCGAGCAGTATCCCTGCCAGCCCAGTGGCTTTCTCTATCAGGCTTCCGGGGCCCTTGCCGGTCATCAGGGCTAAAAGGGCCTCTTTAGCTTCGAGAGCCGGTCCCACGGTGTGTCCTATCGGCTGGCCACCGTAGGTTATCGCAACTTCAACGTACTGGCCGAGCCTCTTGCCGAGCTCTATGAAGTCCTTGGCCAGAGCCCTTGCCTGATCGACGGTTTCGACTTTGACCCCCTTTCCAGTGGGTATGTCGATGAGGATGTACTGGCTGCCAATGGCGTACTTCTTTGACATTATGCTCGCCAGCATGAGCCCGGTTGGATCGATGCTTAGGGCACGCTCGGCCTTTATCGTTAGGTCGTCCGCTGGGGCAAGGTTTAGGGCCCCTCCCCACACAAGGCACGCACCGACTTTTTCCACTATGCTCTTGATTTCGTCGAGGGAGAACGTCACGTTCGCGAAGACCTCAACAACGTCCGCTGTCCCTGCGGCGCTGGTTATGGCCCTTGAGCTGGTCTTGGGTATGGTCAGTCCGGCGGCGGCAACTATCGGCACGACGAGGATGTTGGTCTTGTTCCCGGGGACGCCACCGATGCTGTGGACGTCCGTTATCGGCTTCCTGTCGATGTCGAGCATGTCTCCGGTTTCAGCCATTGCTATTGTCAGAGCGGCTATCTCATCCATGTCAAGGCCGTTTATCTCGAGTGCAGTCACAAAGGAACTTATCTCTATATCCCTGAGCTTCCTGTCCACGATGTCCCTTACAATGGCCTCAATCTCCACTTTCCTGAGCTTCTCACCACTCATCTTCTTCTTTATGTAGCGAACGCTCTCGGGAGTTCCTGCCGGCACGACCTCGACAACTTCACCGTCTGAAAGATTGTGGAGTTGCAGGACATCCTTGCTGACACCCACTTCCCCCGGCTGAACAAAGCTGCTTATCACCAGGCTGCCGTAGATGCTCCTTTTGCCGTATTCTATTTTAACGAGGTCATCCGGGTGTAGCTTCGCTGCCTTCGCATCCTCTGGGTGTATGAAGATGGAGTACCTGTCCGTATACGCATCCACTATCTTCACGGTTGCCTTCATCGTCACTCCCTCCTGAAGATGGGTATCCCAGCAATACGATAAAACCCTTTTTAACGTCTTCGCTTGTGTGAACAAAAAAGGAGGAGTTCAGTAAGTGGGGGTGTCCTGTAATACTGGAGGATATGATCTTAGGGGAGATCTGAACCTTTCGAGAACCTGGGCAACGTCCTCGGCAACTTCAAGGAATACCCTGGGTATGGGAAACGTGGGGTCGTACATTGCCCGTATAACGTCCGAAACGTCGGCTGAGTAGAGCCTCTTCTTAAAGAGGTACACCCGATTCTCCCTAATCTCCACGATCCGGTCTGGGTATCCCAGCCGGATCATGGTCATCACCGGAATTAGAAACAATAGGTAATTTAAAAAGTTAACGGGGCAACTGTGAGAAATACGGGGGCGAGAAGTTGGAAATTTAAAAAAGGCAGCTCACAGGTTTCTGACTTCTTCCTCTATACTGCTTTCGAGTTCTTTTTCCCACTCCTCCACATCGAAGTCAACCAGCTCCTCTTCGAGTTCCTCTTTGAGGTTTGTGACACGTCTTTTGAGGGCGTTCTTAGTTTCCTCATCGTAGACAACGTAGTACGGGTTCTTCTTGGCCGAGAGGTACAACAGGAGGACTATTAAGTTCGTGAAAATAAGGACTATAAGCAGTGCCGCGTAGAGTCCGTTGACCATTCCAATCACCTCTTTCCGCCGAATATTGCCTTGAAGACCCTCTTGATCGGGCTCTCTGGCTCGGGTGGCTGCCACTTGATTCCAGCCAGCTTTGCGGCAAGCTGTTTGATCGCTATCGCGGCCGGGCTCGTCGGATTCTTTATGACGAGGGGAACACCGTAGGCACTGGCCCTCTTAACCTCCGGATCCTCAGGGATGACGGCTAAAACTGGAACTTCGAGGATGGCTTCTATTTCCTCCTGCGTGAGCTCGGTCTTCTCGTTGGTGACCCTGTTGAGCACTGCACCCAGGGGAAGCGTTCCGAGCTTTTCAGCTATGAGCTTGGTCTTGAGGGAGTCCGTTATGGCAGATATCTCGGGGTTCGTGACTATTATGAGCTCCTTACCGATGAGCAGGGCAGTAACGGATGTCATCTCAAGACCTGCCGGGGCATCGATGAGGATGAAATCGGCCATCTGGCTGATCTCCCTTATGACCTCCTTTAGTCTTTCTGGCTTGGCCTTCTTGACCTTCTCCAGGCTGAGCCCACCGGGGATAACTTTTACTCCGGCGGGCCCTTCGTAGATTGCATCCTTGAGGTCTGCTTCCTTCGCTAAAACGTCGTGGAGCGTTATGGGTATGTCCTCCATTCCGAGGACGAGGCTCAGGTTTGCCATAGTTATGTCTGCGTCAATGAGAATCACTTCCTTTCCGAATTGAGCCAGTGCCACACCTAAATTTGCAACCATCGTGGTTTTACCGGTACCACCCTTTCCAGAGGCAAAAACTATGGACCTGCCCTCCAAAGCCGGCACCTCCTGCTGGGTATATCATCGCGTGGCTTCGAGTAACCTAAGCTCTTTAAAGCGAAACGGCTTTTATCTTTTGTGGTTGGGCGTGTACATAAAAAGCCCTCTCAAGGCCCAGCAAACTTTTAAAAGATGTGAAAAAAGCAGATGGGTGGGTGAAAAAGTGAGGCCAGACAACAAATTTGCACTCATCGTGTATCTCTGGGGGTCAATAGCCGGGGTCATCAGCGGATTGCTTTCAACTTACTACCGCCCCGGATGGGTTATTGGCGCCCTTATGTTCCTGGCAACGGATCTCTTTGTAAAATTGCTCCTGGGGGAAGATTTGCCCCGGGACATAAAGGAGCTTCCCGAGGACGGGAGGCGGAAGGCTATCCTGAGGAGGGCTTTCTGGGGATGGTTACTGTTCTGGCTGTACTTCACTATGCTTGTCTACACCCTTGGAATAGGGTTTGAACCGAAGGCTTACAACAACCAGAGCCTCCTCTCAAAGATGATGAATGGAACCGGACGGTGAGGTGGTATTATGGATTTGGAAGAACTGAAAAAAACCGTCGCAAGGGAAGCGCTGTCATTCGTTGAAGACGACATGGTTATTGGCCTCGGTACGGGCTCAACAGCTTCTTATTTCCTGAAGTTCTTAGGCGAGAAGATCCGGGAGGAAGAGCTTGAGATATACGGCGTTCCAACGTCCTACCAGTCAAGGCTTCTGGCCCTTGAATATGGGATACCGATTCGGGCCCTCGACGAGGTTGATGCCATAGATATCGCCGTTGACGGGGCGGATGAGGTCGATCCTCAG from Thermococcus zilligii AN1 includes:
- a CDS encoding phosphoenolpyruvate carboxykinase (GTP) gives rise to the protein MEPLERLEKLLDKEQFEKIKAIDNPQLHAFLADWIEWLGPDRVFVCTDSEEDERYVKWKALYYEEEKMLETPNHTVHYDNYYDQARDKANTAVLVPKGKKLPYVDTKDREESLKEIRELMKGVMKGKELFVCFFVLGPKNSIFTIPAVQLTDSAYVAHSEFLLYRKGYEDFKRLGRNTRFLRFIHSAGELDERKTSKNLDRRRVYIDVEGDTVYSVNTQYGGNSIGLKKLAFRLTIKRAVEEGWLSEHMFLMRVNGPHGRKTYFTGAYPSMCGKTSTAMISWENIVGDDLTFILPVNGIARGANVEKGVFGIIEGINPEDDPIIWQVLHSPVEIIFSNVLVKDGKPYWNGMGIEIPDEGENHSGKWWKGKKDKEGKEIPPSHKNARFTVSLEHFPNADLEALENPCGVEIGGMIFGGRDKDTWPPVREAFNWEHGVITMGASLESETTAATLGKEGIREFNPMAILDFMSVHLGDYLRNYLEFGRKLKKIPKIFAVNYFLRDEKGNWLNHKLDKAVWLKWMELRVHGDVDAIETPIGYIPKYEDLRRLFKEVLNKEYTREAYEKQFTVRVPELLAKIERIEGIYGKLEDVPKELFQVLGEERKRLLEAREKYGDYISPFAFEGS
- the minD gene encoding septum site-determining protein MinD; translation: MEGRSIVFASGKGGTGKTTMVANLGVALAQFGKEVILIDADITMANLSLVLGMEDIPITLHDVLAKEADLKDAIYEGPAGVKVIPGGLSLEKVKKAKPERLKEVIREISQMADFILIDAPAGLEMTSVTALLIGKELIIVTNPEISAITDSLKTKLIAEKLGTLPLGAVLNRVTNEKTELTQEEIEAILEVPVLAVIPEDPEVKRASAYGVPLVIKNPTSPAAIAIKQLAAKLAGIKWQPPEPESPIKRVFKAIFGGKR
- a CDS encoding AMP phosphorylase — its product is MKATVKIVDAYTDRYSIFIHPEDAKAAKLHPDDLVKIEYGKRSIYGSLVISSFVQPGEVGVSKDVLQLHNLSDGEVVEVVPAGTPESVRYIKKKMSGEKLRKVEIEAIVRDIVDRKLRDIEISSFVTALEINGLDMDEIAALTIAMAETGDMLDIDRKPITDVHSIGGVPGNKTNILVVPIVAAAGLTIPKTSSRAITSAAGTADVVEVFANVTFSLDEIKSIVEKVGACLVWGGALNLAPADDLTIKAERALSIDPTGLMLASIMSKKYAIGSQYILIDIPTGKGVKVETVDQARALAKDFIELGKRLGQYVEVAITYGGQPIGHTVGPALEAKEALLALMTGKGPGSLIEKATGLAGILLEMGGVAPPGAGKRMAKEILDSGKAWEKMKEIIEAQGGDPNIKPEDIPVGDKTYTFVAPTSGYVTSIDNRAITGIARAAGAPEDKGAGVELYVKVGEKVKEGDPLFKIYAGSEARLEQAIVYARRTEPIRIEGMVLQRIGNI
- the tmk gene encoding dTMP kinase is translated as MGIFIVLEGIDGAGKSTQAKMLAEWFEKRGYEVVLTKEPTDTAFGKLIRRLVLTGGREGIIDGARISHEAEALLFAADRAEHVDKLIRPSLEAGKVVISDRYFYSSLAYQWARGLDLEWLIDLNRFAIRPDLAVLLDLPVKESMRRINRRSLKSEFDKIAELQRKVRENYLKLVEMFPEMRIVNAQNSIEDIHNDIVGLIEEEILKKT
- a CDS encoding phosphohexomutase domain-containing protein, which gives rise to MELYYSEKFKPEELALLGRAVGTVAHGTTIVGRDGRALSRYGKRAMVVGIVSTGSTIMDVRLIPLIALKDFAHKKGLPLAYVYYHEGVRVEVSGLDAEEIETILQTRSFIEAHPSDIGATVYYPNALDDFMNDILKKYHMSLGMKVLVDAMNTPAVLFFPRLSEALGIEVEIMNDMMSSYLPPKPKEVFLHKLKKEGYNFGLRFRPDGHVELHTGEEEVEFGSMWALLDHIKKIF